In Idiomarina sp. PL1-037, a single genomic region encodes these proteins:
- a CDS encoding Hpt domain-containing protein: MAEKSAIDTELLQQYVDTLGIEGVNSTLATFDGIIQSYAQLLHQAAKNRNEDELRKQAHKVKGACGSVGLTELSKLMEKIEKEDWEWPVAERLLIEWADAVIPHRRQIDAWLADHH, from the coding sequence ATGGCAGAAAAATCGGCGATAGATACTGAGCTATTACAACAATACGTCGATACCTTAGGTATTGAAGGCGTGAATTCAACGCTGGCGACTTTTGACGGTATTATTCAAAGCTATGCGCAATTATTGCATCAGGCTGCGAAAAATCGGAACGAAGACGAGCTGCGCAAACAGGCACATAAGGTGAAAGGGGCTTGCGGTTCAGTCGGTTTAACTGAGTTATCTAAGTTAATGGAAAAGATTGAGAAAGAAGACTGGGAATGGCCGGTAGCCGAACGTTTATTAATTGAATGGGCCGATGCGGTCATCCCGCATCGACGCCAAATTGATGCCTGGTTAGCTGATCATCACTGA
- a CDS encoding class I SAM-dependent methyltransferase — protein MSAAILSMLGRQSGQPWAHGSLLVIHPGGGELAALPNASAWSFHAGHAACWEAAGRPVFCQIQPPDFSHYDGILFLVAKEKELNQYLLEQLASLPAGTPVWFAGEKRSGIQPLMKHLPDWLQPAQKLASANHCLLFASERNEQAHESASIKDYAKTIRFELGQQQESFVTLPGVFSREHIDPATLLLLQHINDLPQGRGMDFACGAGVIAKQLASVATELMACDVSPIAIAASEITLADEPVKTELRLADGIPDNAGQFDFIVSNPPFHTGQRTDYEIAREFIGNARQHLNKKGVFRVVANRFLPWPEVIESVFGNCSIIADDGRYRVYHATCR, from the coding sequence ATGTCAGCTGCAATTTTATCCATGCTTGGACGTCAGTCCGGGCAACCCTGGGCTCATGGCTCATTACTGGTTATTCATCCGGGTGGTGGCGAGTTGGCTGCTTTACCGAATGCCTCAGCCTGGAGCTTTCACGCAGGTCACGCGGCCTGCTGGGAAGCGGCCGGGCGTCCGGTTTTTTGTCAAATTCAGCCACCGGACTTTAGTCATTACGACGGTATTTTATTTCTGGTAGCGAAGGAAAAAGAGCTGAACCAGTATTTACTGGAACAGTTAGCGTCATTGCCAGCCGGAACTCCAGTATGGTTTGCCGGTGAAAAACGCTCCGGCATTCAACCTTTAATGAAGCACTTGCCTGACTGGTTACAGCCAGCACAGAAACTGGCATCGGCAAACCATTGCCTGCTGTTTGCCAGTGAACGCAATGAGCAGGCTCATGAAAGCGCCTCGATTAAAGACTACGCCAAAACCATTCGTTTTGAGTTAGGTCAGCAACAAGAATCCTTTGTTACCTTGCCGGGCGTATTCAGCCGTGAGCATATTGATCCGGCAACCTTACTGTTACTGCAACATATTAACGATCTGCCTCAAGGTCGGGGCATGGACTTTGCCTGCGGCGCGGGAGTTATTGCTAAGCAGCTAGCGTCGGTGGCCACTGAACTTATGGCCTGTGATGTGAGCCCCATTGCCATTGCCGCCAGTGAGATAACACTCGCCGATGAACCAGTAAAAACCGAGTTGCGTTTAGCCGACGGCATACCGGACAATGCCGGACAGTTTGATTTCATTGTCAGTAACCCTCCGTTTCATACGGGTCAGAGAACCGACTATGAAATTGCCCGTGAATTCATTGGCAATGCTCGTCAACATCTTAATAAAAAAGGTGTTTTTAGAGTCGTCGCGAACCGCTTTCTGCCCTGGCCAGAGGTCATTGAATCGGTGTTTGGCAACTGCAGTATTATAGCCGATGATGGTCGTTATCGTGTTTACCATGCAACTTGTCGATAA
- a CDS encoding Hpt domain-containing protein, which produces MSSHSAPIDFSRGLRHCDNQHGLYREVLNCYLEQFAPLLNTEDLLRNVETAHLQLHTLKSLSATIGAADLSLLAAQLFKDWQHKTQKQRTEAVTQVNLELAEVNKKIASYCNEVIPDD; this is translated from the coding sequence ATGAGCAGTCATTCAGCACCGATTGATTTTAGTCGCGGTCTGCGCCATTGTGATAACCAGCACGGCCTGTATCGGGAAGTGCTGAACTGTTATCTGGAACAGTTTGCTCCTTTGCTGAATACAGAGGACTTGTTAAGAAATGTGGAGACTGCGCACTTACAGTTACATACGTTAAAAAGTTTAAGTGCTACTATTGGCGCGGCTGACTTGAGCCTTTTGGCTGCACAACTTTTCAAAGACTGGCAGCATAAGACGCAAAAGCAGCGGACTGAAGCCGTTACACAAGTTAACCTTGAATTAGCTGAAGTGAACAAAAAAATAGCAAGCTACTGTAATGAAGTTATCCCGGACGATTAA
- the arcA gene encoding two-component system response regulator ArcA yields MNARILIVEDEVVTRQTLTRLFQQEGYEVFDAADGLQMENIMRQERVDVVIMDVNLPGKNGLELAESLRERDNIGLIFLTGRDSEDDRLLALELGADDYLIKPYNPKELTIRVRNLCRRIEASRSGSPVENNSVEFQFHGWRLNSDSRCLYSPENQMFRLPKSEYRALELFLSNPGRILDRETLVKRMLDRELRPNDRTVDVAIRRIRRHFESHPETPNLITTIHGEGYRFIGEVDQQAQ; encoded by the coding sequence ATGAATGCCAGAATACTGATTGTTGAAGACGAAGTTGTTACGCGCCAGACCCTCACACGTCTATTCCAACAAGAAGGCTACGAAGTTTTTGATGCTGCTGATGGCCTGCAAATGGAGAACATCATGCGTCAGGAGCGTGTTGATGTCGTCATTATGGACGTCAATTTGCCAGGTAAAAATGGTCTGGAACTTGCTGAGTCATTACGCGAAAGGGACAACATAGGGTTAATTTTCTTAACGGGTCGTGATAGCGAAGATGACCGCCTTTTAGCATTGGAGTTAGGGGCTGACGACTATCTTATCAAACCTTATAACCCAAAAGAGCTGACCATTCGCGTGCGCAACCTGTGCCGTCGCATTGAAGCCTCGCGTTCAGGCAGTCCGGTTGAAAACAACAGTGTTGAATTCCAGTTCCATGGCTGGCGTTTGAACAGTGACAGTCGCTGTCTGTACTCACCGGAAAATCAAATGTTCCGTTTACCGAAAAGTGAGTATCGTGCGCTGGAGTTATTTCTGTCTAACCCGGGCCGTATCCTTGACCGTGAAACACTGGTTAAACGTATGCTGGATCGCGAGCTTCGCCCGAATGACCGTACTGTAGACGTTGCTATTCGTCGTATTCGTCGGCATTTCGAGTCTCACCCCGAAACGCCGAACTTAATAACCACCATTCATGGTGAAGGCTATCGCTTTATCGGCGAGGTTGATCAGCAAGCTCAGTGA
- a CDS encoding succinylglutamate desuccinylase/aspartoacylase family protein encodes MNGFELAGQWVEPGSHQHITLPALRLYNDAPLDLRIDVFHGTKPGPVLLVCAAIHGDELNGIEVCRRLINTTDARTLSGTLVVVPIVNLFGFIQQSRYLPDRRDLNRCFPGSERGALGSRMAYLFSEELVKKSTHIVDLHTGAIHRSNLPQIRVDVENEDALAMAKAFSTPVILHSKERDGSLRALANELGIPLILYEAGEALRFDEASISAGVIGVQNVMKHLKMMKGRRRGRRITPVLARRSTWVRAERDGLIIRKVELGQTIQKQQVLALSVNPHGGDGDAIESPVRGIIIGCSNIPVANEGEALFNVAQFDKDAMSDATESVDSFTEVYENKPYEQSFSTD; translated from the coding sequence ATGAACGGTTTTGAACTGGCAGGACAATGGGTAGAACCCGGGTCGCATCAGCATATTACTCTGCCTGCGTTGCGGCTGTATAACGACGCACCGCTGGACTTACGCATCGATGTGTTTCATGGCACCAAGCCCGGCCCCGTGTTGCTGGTTTGCGCCGCCATTCATGGTGATGAGCTAAACGGCATTGAAGTTTGCCGTCGTTTAATTAATACCACCGACGCCCGCACGCTGAGCGGCACGTTAGTTGTGGTTCCTATAGTGAACTTGTTTGGTTTTATTCAGCAGTCTCGCTACTTGCCTGACCGGCGTGACTTAAACCGCTGTTTTCCCGGCTCTGAACGTGGTGCTCTGGGCAGTCGCATGGCGTACTTGTTCAGTGAGGAGCTGGTCAAGAAGTCGACCCATATTGTCGACTTACATACAGGGGCAATTCACCGCAGTAACCTGCCGCAAATTCGGGTGGACGTTGAAAACGAAGACGCTCTGGCAATGGCGAAGGCCTTCAGCACACCCGTTATTCTGCATTCGAAAGAGCGCGACGGCTCGCTAAGAGCATTAGCCAACGAACTGGGTATTCCCTTAATTTTGTACGAGGCCGGTGAAGCACTGCGTTTTGACGAAGCATCGATAAGTGCCGGCGTTATTGGCGTACAGAATGTCATGAAACACTTAAAAATGATGAAAGGCCGACGCCGTGGCCGTCGTATCACCCCCGTCCTTGCCCGCCGCTCTACTTGGGTTCGGGCAGAACGGGATGGCCTTATTATTCGCAAAGTTGAGCTGGGGCAAACCATTCAGAAGCAACAAGTATTAGCCTTGAGCGTTAACCCACACGGTGGTGACGGTGATGCGATTGAATCTCCGGTGCGAGGCATTATTATAGGCTGTAGCAATATACCGGTGGCTAACGAAGGCGAAGCGTTATTCAATGTTGCTCAGTTTGACAAAGACGCCATGTCGGACGCTACCGAAAGTGTCGATTCATTTACGGAGGTTTACGAGAACAAGCCTTATGAGCAGTCATTCAGCACCGATTGA
- a CDS encoding EAL domain-containing protein, giving the protein MAFQPIVDISRKSVFAHEALVRGENGEGAGRILGQVTEDNKYTFDQTCRVKAIETASRIQLPGNLSINFMPNAIYDPETCLEMTLATARKTGFDRNKIIFEVTEQEQVVSQEFLVDVFEAYRKEGFRTAIDDFGSGYAGLNLLADFQPDILKIDMKLVRDVNQNKVKQTLVRSIQQIGEELGIQLIAEGIETEEEYKYLRDTGITLMQGYFFQKPMVEAFQDINFP; this is encoded by the coding sequence ATGGCCTTTCAGCCCATCGTCGATATTTCCAGGAAAAGTGTATTTGCACACGAGGCTCTGGTTCGCGGAGAAAACGGCGAGGGCGCCGGACGAATATTGGGACAGGTAACTGAGGACAACAAGTACACGTTTGATCAAACTTGCCGGGTTAAAGCTATAGAGACAGCCTCTCGTATTCAGTTACCGGGTAATTTAAGTATCAACTTTATGCCTAATGCTATTTACGATCCCGAAACTTGCTTGGAAATGACCTTAGCGACCGCCCGCAAAACGGGTTTCGACCGCAATAAAATTATTTTTGAAGTGACTGAGCAGGAACAGGTTGTAAGCCAGGAGTTTCTGGTAGATGTGTTCGAAGCTTATCGTAAAGAAGGCTTCAGAACCGCTATTGACGACTTTGGCTCCGGTTACGCCGGGCTCAATCTATTGGCTGACTTTCAGCCGGATATTTTGAAAATTGACATGAAGCTCGTTCGTGATGTTAACCAGAATAAGGTGAAGCAAACTCTGGTTCGATCCATTCAGCAAATTGGTGAAGAGCTGGGTATTCAGCTTATAGCCGAAGGTATTGAAACCGAGGAAGAATACAAGTACCTGCGCGATACCGGCATCACCCTAATGCAAGGCTACTTTTTCCAAAAGCCCATGGTGGAAGCCTTCCAGGACATTAACTTCCCGTAA
- the rimK gene encoding 30S ribosomal protein S6--L-glutamate ligase: protein MRIAILSRNASLYSTRRLVEAAEKLGHEVDVLNPLRCYMNINARESSIHKHGKELPHYDCVIPRIGASVTFYGTAVLRQFEMVGSYPLNESVAISRSRDKLRSLQLLSRKGIGLPTTGFASQPQDIPDLIDMVGGAPLVIKLLEGTQGIGVVLAETRQAAESVIEAFMGLHSNFMVQEYIKEAGGADIRCLVIGDKVIAAMKRQAKAGEFRSNLHRGGSASLVKLTPAERATAVKAAKTMGLNVAGVDILRSNHGPLVMEVNSSPGLEGIEQATDKDVASQIITFLEKNAKAHKTRTKGQG from the coding sequence ATGAGAATTGCGATTTTATCGCGTAACGCCTCGCTTTATTCAACCCGTCGTTTAGTAGAAGCGGCTGAAAAGCTTGGCCATGAGGTTGATGTACTGAACCCACTTAGATGTTATATGAACATCAATGCGCGTGAGTCATCCATCCATAAGCATGGCAAGGAACTGCCTCACTACGACTGCGTTATTCCACGAATTGGTGCCTCAGTGACCTTTTATGGCACCGCTGTTTTGCGCCAGTTTGAAATGGTAGGCAGCTACCCGTTAAATGAGTCGGTTGCTATTTCCCGTAGCCGTGACAAGTTGCGTTCATTGCAACTGCTTTCGCGAAAAGGCATCGGTCTGCCGACAACCGGTTTCGCCAGTCAGCCGCAGGACATTCCTGACCTAATTGATATGGTTGGCGGCGCACCGCTGGTCATTAAGTTGCTGGAAGGTACTCAGGGTATTGGTGTGGTATTAGCCGAAACCCGTCAGGCCGCTGAAAGTGTTATTGAAGCCTTTATGGGTCTGCACTCCAACTTTATGGTGCAGGAATACATTAAGGAAGCCGGTGGCGCGGACATTCGCTGCCTGGTGATTGGCGACAAAGTCATTGCTGCCATGAAACGTCAGGCAAAAGCTGGTGAGTTTCGCTCCAACCTTCATCGTGGTGGCAGCGCGTCGTTAGTTAAGCTCACCCCGGCAGAGCGCGCGACGGCAGTGAAAGCAGCTAAAACCATGGGCTTGAACGTGGCCGGTGTAGACATTTTACGGTCTAACCATGGTCCTTTGGTTATGGAAGTTAACTCATCGCCCGGGCTGGAAGGAATTGAGCAAGCAACCGATAAAGACGTTGCCTCGCAAATTATTACCTTTCTTGAGAAAAACGCCAAAGCGCATAAAACCCGCACCAAAGGGCAGGGATAA
- a CDS encoding DUF2982 domain-containing protein — translation MQFNVSPQAKRNALTFCGLAVLLFALLVFLHLVRDDIPVGLSVLLGATSGIFLLLGVGKVIEPPVSLVITEEGIRYLHRRGQWQIHWENIIRYDVPRVNRVLELEDAPFLGFRLYRVEEVLDDISPRLASALLFEQRQLLTMALRHQAPEREDYTPYFDIPDSYISPNGTVYKGLIGVFGKRMEQMRELLGYDLYVSANALDRDIYDFKAHLQKLQTSRA, via the coding sequence ATGCAATTTAATGTCAGCCCTCAAGCTAAACGCAACGCGTTAACCTTTTGCGGGTTGGCGGTATTGTTGTTTGCGCTACTGGTTTTTCTTCATCTGGTGCGGGATGATATTCCAGTTGGGCTTTCTGTGTTGCTCGGCGCAACCTCCGGCATATTTTTGTTGTTAGGCGTTGGTAAAGTGATCGAGCCTCCGGTGTCACTGGTGATCACCGAAGAAGGTATTCGTTATTTGCACCGCCGTGGACAATGGCAGATTCACTGGGAGAATATTATTCGTTACGACGTTCCCCGCGTGAACCGGGTGCTGGAACTTGAAGACGCCCCCTTTCTGGGGTTTCGGTTGTACCGAGTTGAAGAAGTACTGGATGATATTTCTCCCCGGCTGGCTTCTGCTCTTTTGTTCGAACAACGCCAACTGCTGACGATGGCGTTAAGGCACCAGGCGCCGGAGCGTGAAGACTATACGCCGTACTTTGATATTCCGGACAGTTACATCAGCCCCAACGGCACGGTTTACAAGGGGCTAATTGGCGTGTTTGGTAAGCGCATGGAACAAATGCGGGAGCTGCTTGGTTATGATCTGTACGTAAGTGCCAACGCGCTGGACCGCGATATTTACGACTTTAAAGCCCATTTACAGAAGTTGCAGACATCGCGTGCGTAG
- the mutH gene encoding DNA mismatch repair endonuclease MutH produces MTDKPQRPQSIDELFQRAAALAGRSFADLAAESGLPVPKDLRRDKGWVGQLLELQLGATAGSKPTQDFPELGVELKTLPVTPEGEPLETTFVCTAPLVNIRGVQWDTSNVRNKLQQVLWLPIDGRREVALADRVVGSAFLWIPSEREEALLRTDWEEHMDRIALGQVESITARQGEAMQIRPKAADGSALTEAIGPEGTIIEVRPRGFYLKKDFTRQILQRMFA; encoded by the coding sequence ATGACCGACAAGCCACAACGCCCTCAGTCCATAGATGAATTGTTTCAGCGCGCAGCGGCTTTAGCCGGCCGCTCTTTTGCAGACTTGGCCGCCGAAAGCGGGTTGCCAGTACCTAAAGACCTGCGCCGTGACAAAGGCTGGGTGGGCCAGCTGCTGGAGCTGCAACTGGGCGCCACCGCAGGTTCTAAACCCACGCAGGACTTCCCTGAACTGGGTGTTGAACTCAAAACTCTGCCGGTAACGCCCGAAGGTGAGCCGCTGGAAACCACGTTTGTCTGTACCGCGCCTTTAGTGAATATTCGGGGAGTCCAATGGGACACTTCTAACGTACGAAATAAATTACAACAGGTATTGTGGTTGCCTATTGATGGTCGCCGCGAAGTGGCGTTGGCGGATCGCGTGGTTGGCAGTGCCTTTTTATGGATACCCAGCGAGCGGGAAGAAGCCTTGCTGCGCACCGACTGGGAAGAGCACATGGATCGTATTGCGCTGGGTCAGGTAGAAAGCATCACCGCTCGCCAGGGCGAAGCCATGCAAATTCGGCCCAAAGCCGCAGACGGCTCGGCACTAACAGAAGCAATTGGTCCGGAGGGTACTATTATTGAAGTACGCCCACGAGGCTTTTATCTTAAGAAAGATTTCACCCGGCAGATATTGCAACGGATGTTTGCGTAA
- a CDS encoding FapA family protein, which translates to MSSPVTFRVSEREVYISIDAGTPPSEVKVDKLQRAWQASKFSTAKLLDPQMLLQTATKYAQHYSKDSTSSIPFQVAIAEIFDADLTLQISDDDMTVTASGIVGYGGDALTQESIIAKLKEKKITSGIQRKAIDALVQHTNEAPPGAELSVTVAKGKHPINGSNAKFKPLTDDARKRVLRPQLREDGTADMRDLGAEVTVDPDHPLLQKIPPSKGRAGFTVFGQELEARDGEDRDFKPGDGTHISDTDANLIVADRTGMPSFNENSVQVDDVMQLSNVDVSTGHVKFKGSVIVTGNVSEGMKITCTGDITVGGYVDSAELRADGNITVRKGCIGHLIQSGDNAGQDEDDDEWIPDVSTKLIAGGSIWCAYAQYSYFEAQTGVNTDKQLTHCHVITKGPLAIGGEGRNARGKLIGGTIETCDHIYCGQLGAPAGTKTRIYWSLPPADPQSLEHLNSMRTLLAKTLARVKVVQQGLNRCDKLEDGVKKLEYQKKLKIELRKLKVRIINTRTSIDSVLEAFEHHPVLRAMVSKEVFPGILFIFKEKSLRIKERRNGTMFLLQDKQLRVDSLL; encoded by the coding sequence ATGTCCAGTCCGGTCACTTTCCGGGTTTCTGAAAGAGAGGTTTACATCAGCATTGACGCTGGCACCCCTCCTTCAGAGGTCAAAGTAGATAAACTTCAGAGAGCGTGGCAGGCCTCTAAGTTTTCGACTGCAAAATTACTTGATCCACAAATGCTGCTGCAAACTGCAACAAAGTACGCTCAGCATTACAGTAAAGACTCGACCAGCAGCATTCCCTTTCAAGTCGCTATTGCGGAGATTTTTGACGCTGATTTAACTTTACAGATAAGCGACGATGATATGACAGTCACTGCAAGCGGCATTGTCGGTTATGGCGGTGACGCACTGACGCAGGAATCTATCATTGCCAAGCTGAAGGAAAAGAAAATCACCTCCGGCATTCAGCGTAAGGCTATAGATGCCCTGGTTCAGCACACAAATGAAGCTCCTCCGGGTGCTGAGCTGTCGGTTACTGTAGCAAAAGGTAAACACCCTATTAATGGCAGCAATGCCAAATTTAAACCCCTGACAGACGATGCCCGAAAGCGCGTGCTGCGCCCTCAGTTGCGCGAAGACGGTACGGCAGACATGCGCGATTTAGGTGCTGAAGTCACGGTTGATCCTGACCACCCCCTACTGCAGAAGATACCTCCGAGCAAAGGTCGTGCTGGCTTTACTGTTTTTGGACAAGAGCTGGAAGCCAGAGACGGCGAAGACAGGGACTTTAAACCCGGTGACGGGACACATATCAGTGATACCGATGCCAATTTAATTGTTGCAGACCGGACCGGCATGCCCAGCTTTAACGAAAATAGCGTGCAGGTTGATGATGTTATGCAGCTAAGCAACGTCGATGTATCAACTGGTCACGTTAAGTTTAAGGGCAGCGTGATTGTCACCGGCAATGTCAGTGAGGGCATGAAAATCACCTGCACAGGCGACATTACGGTTGGAGGCTATGTTGACTCTGCCGAGCTGCGCGCCGACGGCAATATCACTGTGCGTAAAGGCTGTATTGGTCACCTGATTCAGTCAGGTGACAACGCCGGGCAGGACGAAGATGACGATGAATGGATACCCGATGTTTCCACCAAGCTTATTGCCGGAGGCTCCATCTGGTGTGCCTATGCCCAATATTCCTATTTTGAAGCGCAAACCGGAGTCAATACCGACAAACAGCTAACCCATTGCCATGTTATAACGAAGGGCCCCTTGGCCATTGGTGGTGAAGGCCGTAATGCCCGCGGCAAACTTATTGGTGGTACGATTGAAACCTGTGATCACATCTATTGTGGACAGCTTGGCGCTCCGGCTGGCACTAAAACCCGTATTTACTGGTCACTACCGCCTGCTGACCCTCAGTCGCTTGAGCACTTAAACAGTATGCGGACGCTGCTGGCAAAAACCCTGGCTCGGGTAAAAGTGGTGCAGCAAGGGCTAAACCGTTGCGACAAACTGGAAGATGGTGTGAAAAAACTGGAGTACCAGAAAAAGCTCAAAATTGAGTTACGCAAACTTAAGGTGCGCATTATTAACACCCGAACCAGTATAGACTCAGTACTGGAAGCTTTCGAACACCACCCGGTTTTGCGCGCTATGGTCAGCAAAGAAGTCTTCCCTGGTATTTTGTTTATCTTTAAAGAGAAAAGTCTGCGCATAAAAGAACGTCGAAATGGTACAATGTTCTTACTTCAGGACAAACAATTACGAGTAGACAGCTTACTCTAA
- a CDS encoding ATP-binding protein gives MHTISLKRILIYIVLLVTSFALLVGFTVNIVSQVAQYQESLHEQALSYSRIVAGNAASSLVFNDNANEKQRLSSLENTSFIQHVHVYKMDETSNELTFFSSYNKKGLPPIPARFAKLDKLTTPQTNDDYIEVSQPVVLDDEVIGYVYLRGSLEQARLFMWRSIGIASVVFVLTLLLCWLITLRLRKTIVTPLDGVVDVISQVARDKNYSLRLAPSKLVEFDMMAHAFNTMLDRVQQHISRQRRAEEEASQLNTELERQVTQRTQALKESNGELLKTLEQLHQYQGQLVESEKMASLGDMVAGIAHEVNTPIGLSVTASTLLQDKLTIMQEKFDEKRISTSEFERFLSDCDENLQIIYRNLGRAADLVTSFKQVAVDQSSEIDRDIHIPSFMNDVLISVKPRRLDPEKFPIRISCPEGLTVRAKAGPLNQVLINLIVNSMLHAFDGYSNGQVNISFTMLGDDKLEMIYTDNGKGVPSDINRKIFDPFVTTKRGSGGSGLGLHLVYNLVTQVLGGNIHFFSEEKNGVEFIVRFPVTLVGNA, from the coding sequence ATGCATACCATTTCACTGAAGCGCATATTGATTTATATCGTGTTGTTGGTCACCAGCTTCGCGCTTCTCGTTGGTTTTACGGTTAATATTGTAAGTCAGGTTGCACAATATCAGGAATCATTGCATGAGCAGGCCTTGTCTTATTCCCGCATTGTGGCCGGCAACGCTGCCAGCAGCTTGGTTTTTAATGACAATGCGAACGAAAAACAACGGCTGAGTTCATTAGAAAACACCTCTTTTATTCAGCATGTTCATGTCTACAAAATGGATGAAACCAGTAACGAACTGACTTTTTTCTCAAGTTACAATAAAAAAGGCCTGCCCCCTATTCCGGCGCGGTTCGCTAAACTGGATAAGCTGACAACACCGCAAACTAACGATGATTACATTGAAGTTTCTCAGCCTGTGGTGCTGGACGACGAAGTCATAGGTTACGTGTATTTGCGCGGTTCACTGGAACAGGCCCGCTTATTTATGTGGCGCTCAATTGGTATTGCCAGTGTGGTTTTTGTACTGACTTTGTTACTTTGCTGGCTCATTACTTTGCGTTTGCGAAAAACCATTGTGACACCACTCGATGGAGTGGTAGACGTTATATCTCAGGTTGCCCGTGACAAGAATTATTCACTGCGTCTGGCACCATCAAAGTTGGTTGAGTTTGATATGATGGCACACGCTTTCAACACTATGCTCGACCGCGTGCAGCAACACATAAGTCGCCAGCGCCGGGCTGAAGAAGAAGCCAGTCAGTTAAATACCGAACTGGAACGTCAAGTTACCCAGCGCACTCAGGCACTAAAAGAATCCAACGGTGAGCTACTTAAAACTCTGGAACAATTACACCAGTATCAGGGACAACTGGTTGAGTCGGAAAAAATGGCGTCGCTGGGGGACATGGTTGCCGGGATTGCCCACGAAGTTAATACACCAATAGGCCTGTCAGTTACCGCTTCCACTTTGCTGCAGGACAAATTAACGATAATGCAGGAGAAATTTGACGAGAAACGAATTTCAACCTCAGAGTTTGAACGCTTTTTAAGTGACTGCGACGAAAACCTGCAAATTATTTACCGTAATTTGGGTCGGGCGGCGGATCTGGTGACCAGCTTCAAGCAAGTGGCAGTCGATCAGTCATCAGAAATTGATCGGGATATTCATATTCCGTCCTTCATGAACGATGTTCTTATTTCAGTTAAGCCCAGACGCCTGGACCCTGAGAAATTTCCTATTCGTATTTCATGCCCTGAAGGGCTGACTGTGCGCGCTAAAGCCGGGCCGTTAAATCAGGTATTGATTAACCTTATTGTCAATTCGATGCTTCATGCTTTTGACGGGTACAGCAACGGCCAGGTTAATATTAGTTTCACTATGCTGGGTGATGACAAGCTGGAAATGATTTATACCGACAATGGTAAAGGTGTTCCCAGTGACATTAACCGCAAAATATTTGATCCTTTTGTGACCACTAAACGAGGTTCCGGTGGCAGTGGGCTGGGTCTCCATTTGGTCTATAATTTAGTGACTCAGGTACTGGGTGGTAATATTCACTTCTTTAGTGAAGAAAAGAACGGTGTGGAGTTTATTGTCCGTTTTCCTGTCACTTTGGTCGGCAATGCTTGA
- a CDS encoding ATP-dependent zinc protease, with protein MTTIGWQEWGALPELNINQIHMKVDTGAKTSCLHAFKLEPFEREGQEWLRIFVHPEQNSLHEHVCEAPVFDKREVTDSGGHTEIRYVIRTRLQLGTVDQTVELTLTNRDTMKFRMLLGRQAMRGHFTVDPQASHLLGEEQ; from the coding sequence ATGACAACAATTGGCTGGCAAGAGTGGGGAGCGCTCCCTGAACTCAATATTAACCAAATTCATATGAAAGTCGATACTGGCGCGAAAACCTCGTGTTTGCACGCGTTCAAACTTGAACCTTTTGAACGCGAAGGACAAGAATGGCTGCGTATTTTTGTTCACCCAGAGCAAAACTCTTTACACGAGCACGTTTGCGAAGCGCCGGTATTTGATAAACGTGAAGTGACCGATTCAGGCGGTCATACCGAAATCCGTTACGTGATCCGAACCCGGTTACAACTGGGTACGGTTGACCAGACGGTTGAACTGACATTAACTAACAGAGACACGATGAAGTTCCGTATGCTATTAGGCCGACAAGCCATGCGCGGACACTTTACCGTGGACCCACAAGCCTCTCACTTATTAGGAGAAGAGCAATGA